One Microbacterium marinum genomic window carries:
- a CDS encoding glutamate synthase small subunit — translation MADPKGFLKVTERELPPRRPVPVRILDWKEVYEAGDQAVLRRQAGRCMDCGIPFCHQGCPLGNLIPEWNDLTWRGEGRAAIERLHATNNFPEFTGRLCPAPCESSCVLGINQPAVTIKQIEVSTIDEAFAHGWVEAEPPGRLTGKTVAVVGSGPAGLAAAQQLTRAGHTVAVYERDDRIGGLLRYGIPDFKMEKRHLESRLRQMRDEGTRFRAGVEIGKDLSWADLRARYDAVVIATGSTVPRDLAIPGRDLDGVHFAMEYLVESNKAVAGDQVPHQIHAEGKHVVVIGGGDTGADCIGTAHRQGAMSVTNLAIGAQPPSGRPDHQPWPMAPTLFEVQSAHEEGGERSFLASTVEFLGNEAGEVRALRVAETEFVDGRRVPKSGTEREIPADLVLIAMGFTGPERSTLEQQLGAVFTSRGNVERADDWQSTSAGVFVAGDAGRGQSLIVWAIAEGRAAASAVDEYLMGSTNLPAPVRPTDVAIGLQHA, via the coding sequence GTGGCTGATCCCAAGGGCTTCCTCAAAGTCACCGAGCGCGAGCTCCCGCCGCGCCGGCCCGTTCCCGTCCGCATCCTGGACTGGAAGGAGGTGTACGAGGCCGGAGATCAGGCCGTTCTGCGTCGGCAAGCCGGGCGCTGCATGGACTGCGGCATCCCGTTCTGCCACCAGGGCTGCCCGCTCGGGAACCTCATCCCGGAGTGGAACGACCTCACGTGGCGCGGCGAAGGCCGCGCGGCGATCGAGCGCCTTCACGCGACGAACAACTTCCCGGAGTTCACGGGGCGGCTCTGCCCTGCACCGTGCGAGAGCTCCTGCGTGCTCGGGATCAACCAGCCCGCGGTGACGATCAAGCAGATCGAGGTCTCCACGATCGACGAGGCGTTCGCGCACGGCTGGGTGGAGGCCGAACCTCCGGGCCGCCTCACCGGCAAGACCGTCGCCGTGGTCGGCTCCGGCCCCGCCGGGCTCGCCGCCGCACAGCAGCTGACGCGCGCGGGTCACACGGTCGCCGTCTACGAGCGCGACGACCGCATCGGCGGGCTCCTGCGCTACGGCATCCCCGATTTCAAGATGGAGAAGCGCCACCTCGAGTCGCGACTTCGCCAGATGCGCGACGAGGGCACTCGCTTCCGCGCCGGCGTGGAGATCGGCAAGGACCTGTCGTGGGCCGACCTGCGCGCGCGGTACGACGCCGTCGTCATCGCGACGGGCTCGACCGTTCCGCGTGACCTCGCCATCCCGGGCCGCGACCTGGACGGCGTGCACTTCGCGATGGAGTACCTCGTCGAGTCGAACAAGGCGGTCGCGGGCGACCAGGTGCCGCACCAGATCCACGCGGAAGGCAAGCACGTCGTCGTGATCGGCGGCGGCGACACCGGTGCCGACTGCATCGGCACCGCTCACCGCCAGGGCGCCATGAGCGTCACCAACCTGGCCATCGGCGCCCAGCCTCCGTCGGGTCGACCCGACCACCAGCCGTGGCCGATGGCGCCGACGCTGTTCGAGGTGCAGTCCGCACACGAAGAGGGCGGCGAGCGATCCTTCCTCGCCTCCACTGTCGAGTTCCTCGGCAACGAGGCAGGCGAGGTCCGAGCCCTGCGAGTGGCCGAGACCGAGTTCGTCGACGGCCGCCGCGTGCCCAAGAGCGGAACGGAGCGGGAGATCCCCGCCGACCTCGTCCTCATCGCGATGGGCTTCACCGGGCCCGAGCGTTCGACCCTCGAGCAGCAGCTCGGAGCGGTTTTCACGTCCCGCGGGAACGTGGAGCGCGCCGACGACTGGCAGTCCACCTCGGCGGGCGTGTTCGTGGCGGGCGACGCCGGCCGCGGACAGTCCCTCATCGTCTGGGCGATCGCGGAAGGTCGTGCGGCCGCCTCGGCGGTCGACGAGTACCTGATGGGATCGACCAACCTCCCGGCGCCGGTCCGACCGACCGACGTCGCGATCGGACTCCAGCACGCCTAG
- the gltB gene encoding glutamate synthase large subunit, translating into MPSSSRHESTRTIAPAATGGAFPQKQGMYNPAFEKDACGLAMVATLRGEAGHDIVDLALTALRNLEHRGAIGSDAGTGDGAGILTQMPDAFLREVVEFDLPAAGEYAVGLAFLPIERDERDAQKAAIVRIAESEGLTVLGWRDVPTADDNLGKLAFDARPAFEQLFVSRPAVGDSPALSGIQLDRRAYRLRKRAQHELGAYFVSLSSRTLGYKGMVTTLQLEPFYPDLQDERFTTELAVVHSRYSTNTFPSWPLAQPLRMLAHNGEINTVNGNRNWMRARQSQLESELLGDIRPLLPICVDGQSDSASFDEVLELLSLTGRSLPHAIMMMVPEAYEKQTDMPDDLRAFYEYHSMQMEPWDGPAALIFTDGTLVGATLDRNGLRPGRWTETTDGIVVIGSETGVLDFEPERIKRRGRLRPGRMFLVDTAAGRIVEDEEIKRDLATMSPWQEWLDEGRVRLRDLPEREHIVHPIASITRRQRTFGYTEEEVRILLTPMGQVGAEPLGAMGSDTPIAVLSERPRLLFDYFVQQFAQVTNPPLDSIREEVVTSLGLGLGPERNLLDSGRDHTRVITLDFPVIDNDELAKLQNIDRALPGRRSVTIRGLYRADAGADTLRDRLDEICAEVDAAIADGVEFIILSDRDSTKDLVPIPSLLTLSAVHHHLIRRENRMKVGLVVEAGDVREVHHVATLIGYGASAVNPYLAMETAEYLVRAGYITGISQEKAVRNLIYALGKGVLKIMSKMGISTVSSYAGAQVFEAVGLSQEFVDTYFTGTETKLGGIGIEEIARENRARHDFAYPEDQAVRAHERLWTGGEYQWRRDGAPHLFNPETVFRLQHATRTRRYDIFREYTQMVDEQASDLKTLRGLFRLKQGTRPAVPIDEVEPVSSIVKRFSTGAMSYGSISKEAHETLAIAMNRLGAKSNTGEGGEDVERLLDPERRSAIKQVASGRFGVTSMYLTHAEDIQIKLAQGAKPGEGGQLPPGKVYPWIARTRGGTPGVGLISPPPHHDIYSIEDLKQLIFDVKRANPAARVHVKLVSQSGIGAVAAGTAKALADVILVSGHDGGTGASPLNSLKHAGTPWELGLAETQQTLMMNDMRGRVVVQADGQLKTGRDVLIAALLGAEEFGFATSALVVEGCIMMRVCHLDTCPVGVATQNPELRKRFTGKPEFVVNFMEFIAQEVREYLAELGFRSIDEAVGHTEVLDVQPAVDHWKAHGLDLSPILEGPAFGEDAPRRHVRDQDHELGEHFDVALLERARDVVEHGGHISIDLPVRNTERAVGTLLGHHVTKAHGANGLPAGTIEVNLTGSAGQSFGAFLPSGITLRLEGDSNDYVGKGLSGGEIVVRPPRGAGFDASENVIAGNVIGYGATQGSMFLRGVVGERFLVRNSGATAVVEGVGDHALEYMTGGLAVILGRTGRNLGAGMSGGSAYVYRLDESLINREAVASGELVLEGLGAGDVEILRDLLERHVAETGSDLAERLLADLDTEAANFTRILPRDYAAVLKTRQEAVAEGLDPDGDVVWTRILEVTGG; encoded by the coding sequence ATGCCCTCGAGCTCGCGTCACGAATCCACCCGGACGATCGCACCCGCCGCGACTGGCGGCGCCTTCCCGCAGAAGCAGGGGATGTACAACCCTGCCTTCGAGAAGGACGCCTGTGGTCTGGCGATGGTCGCCACCCTCCGCGGCGAAGCCGGCCACGACATCGTCGACCTCGCCCTGACGGCACTCCGCAATCTCGAGCACCGAGGCGCCATCGGGTCGGACGCCGGCACCGGTGACGGCGCCGGCATCCTCACCCAGATGCCCGACGCCTTCCTGCGCGAGGTCGTGGAGTTCGACCTTCCGGCCGCGGGGGAGTACGCCGTCGGCCTCGCCTTCCTCCCGATCGAGCGCGACGAGCGCGACGCGCAGAAGGCCGCCATCGTGCGCATCGCGGAGTCGGAGGGGCTCACCGTCCTCGGATGGCGCGACGTCCCCACCGCGGACGACAACCTGGGCAAGCTCGCGTTCGACGCGCGCCCTGCTTTCGAGCAGCTCTTCGTCTCGCGGCCCGCCGTGGGCGATTCCCCCGCACTGTCCGGGATCCAGCTCGATCGGCGGGCCTACCGCCTGCGCAAGCGCGCCCAGCACGAGCTCGGCGCGTACTTCGTCTCGCTGTCCAGCCGCACACTCGGATACAAGGGCATGGTCACGACCCTTCAGCTCGAGCCGTTCTACCCCGACCTGCAGGACGAGCGCTTCACGACCGAGCTCGCTGTCGTCCACTCGCGGTACTCGACCAACACCTTTCCCTCCTGGCCGCTCGCGCAGCCGCTGCGCATGCTCGCCCACAACGGCGAGATCAACACCGTCAACGGCAACCGCAACTGGATGCGCGCCCGCCAGTCCCAGCTCGAATCCGAGCTCCTGGGCGACATCCGGCCGCTGCTGCCGATCTGCGTCGATGGACAGAGCGACTCGGCGTCGTTCGACGAGGTCCTCGAGCTCCTCAGCCTCACGGGCCGGAGCCTTCCGCACGCCATCATGATGATGGTGCCGGAGGCGTACGAGAAGCAGACCGACATGCCCGACGACCTGCGTGCCTTCTACGAGTACCACTCGATGCAGATGGAGCCGTGGGACGGTCCCGCCGCCCTCATCTTCACCGACGGCACCCTCGTCGGCGCAACCCTCGACCGCAACGGGCTCCGTCCCGGGCGGTGGACCGAGACCACCGACGGCATCGTGGTGATCGGCAGCGAGACCGGCGTGCTCGACTTCGAGCCCGAGCGCATCAAGCGCCGCGGGCGCCTGCGTCCCGGCCGCATGTTCCTGGTCGACACGGCCGCCGGCCGCATCGTCGAGGACGAGGAGATCAAGCGCGACCTCGCGACCATGTCGCCGTGGCAGGAATGGCTCGACGAGGGCCGCGTCCGGCTGCGGGATCTGCCCGAGCGTGAGCACATCGTGCACCCGATCGCTTCCATCACGCGCCGTCAGCGCACGTTCGGCTACACCGAGGAGGAGGTGCGCATCCTCCTGACCCCGATGGGGCAGGTGGGCGCGGAGCCGCTCGGCGCGATGGGGTCCGACACCCCGATCGCCGTCCTCAGCGAGCGCCCGCGCCTGCTGTTCGACTACTTCGTGCAGCAGTTCGCGCAGGTCACCAACCCGCCGCTGGACTCCATCCGCGAAGAGGTCGTCACGTCCCTCGGACTCGGGCTCGGCCCCGAGCGGAACCTCCTGGACTCGGGTCGCGACCACACTCGCGTCATCACCCTCGACTTCCCGGTCATCGACAACGACGAGCTCGCGAAGCTCCAGAACATCGACCGCGCTCTGCCTGGACGTCGGTCGGTGACCATCCGGGGTCTGTACCGGGCGGATGCCGGTGCCGACACGCTCCGGGACCGTCTGGACGAGATCTGCGCCGAGGTCGACGCGGCGATCGCCGACGGCGTCGAGTTCATCATCCTCAGTGACCGCGATTCCACGAAGGATCTCGTCCCGATCCCGTCGCTGCTGACGCTCTCGGCCGTCCACCACCACCTCATCCGTCGCGAGAACCGGATGAAGGTCGGCCTCGTGGTCGAGGCGGGCGACGTGCGCGAAGTGCACCACGTCGCGACGCTGATCGGCTATGGAGCATCGGCCGTCAACCCGTACCTCGCGATGGAGACGGCCGAGTACCTCGTCCGGGCCGGCTACATCACCGGCATCTCCCAGGAGAAAGCGGTGCGGAACCTGATCTACGCGCTCGGCAAGGGCGTGCTGAAGATCATGTCCAAGATGGGCATCTCCACGGTCTCGTCGTACGCGGGCGCCCAGGTGTTCGAGGCCGTGGGTCTGTCGCAGGAGTTCGTCGACACGTACTTCACGGGTACCGAGACGAAGCTCGGCGGCATCGGCATCGAGGAGATCGCCCGCGAGAACCGCGCCCGCCACGACTTCGCGTATCCCGAGGACCAGGCTGTGCGCGCGCACGAACGGCTGTGGACCGGTGGCGAGTACCAGTGGCGCCGTGACGGCGCACCGCACCTGTTCAACCCGGAGACGGTGTTCCGTCTCCAGCACGCGACGCGGACCCGCCGGTACGACATCTTCCGCGAGTACACGCAGATGGTCGACGAGCAGGCCTCCGACCTCAAGACCCTGCGCGGTCTCTTCCGCCTCAAGCAGGGCACCCGTCCGGCGGTCCCGATCGACGAGGTCGAGCCTGTCTCGTCGATCGTCAAGCGGTTCTCGACGGGTGCGATGAGCTACGGATCGATCTCGAAGGAAGCGCACGAGACGCTCGCGATCGCGATGAACCGACTGGGCGCCAAGTCGAACACCGGCGAGGGTGGCGAAGACGTGGAGCGTCTTCTCGACCCCGAGCGCCGCAGCGCGATCAAGCAGGTGGCCTCAGGCCGCTTCGGCGTGACGAGCATGTACCTCACCCACGCCGAGGACATCCAGATCAAGCTCGCGCAGGGTGCCAAGCCGGGGGAGGGCGGTCAGCTTCCCCCGGGGAAGGTCTACCCCTGGATCGCGCGCACCCGCGGGGGGACCCCGGGAGTGGGCCTGATCTCGCCGCCGCCGCACCACGACATCTACTCGATCGAGGACCTGAAGCAGCTGATCTTCGACGTGAAGCGTGCCAACCCGGCCGCGCGCGTGCACGTCAAGCTCGTCAGCCAGTCCGGCATCGGAGCGGTCGCTGCGGGCACCGCAAAGGCCCTCGCCGACGTGATCCTCGTCTCGGGGCACGACGGGGGAACGGGTGCCAGCCCGCTCAACTCGCTGAAGCACGCCGGAACGCCGTGGGAGCTCGGCCTCGCCGAGACCCAGCAGACGCTCATGATGAACGACATGCGCGGTCGCGTGGTCGTGCAGGCCGACGGTCAGCTCAAGACCGGACGTGACGTGCTCATCGCCGCACTTCTGGGCGCCGAGGAGTTCGGCTTCGCCACGAGCGCGCTCGTCGTGGAGGGCTGCATCATGATGCGTGTCTGCCACCTCGATACGTGCCCCGTGGGCGTCGCGACGCAGAACCCGGAGCTGCGCAAGCGCTTCACCGGCAAGCCGGAGTTCGTCGTCAACTTCATGGAGTTCATCGCCCAGGAGGTTCGCGAGTACCTCGCTGAGCTGGGCTTCCGGTCGATCGACGAGGCCGTGGGCCACACCGAGGTCCTCGACGTGCAGCCCGCGGTCGACCACTGGAAGGCGCACGGACTCGACCTGTCCCCGATCCTCGAAGGACCGGCGTTCGGCGAGGACGCACCGCGTCGTCACGTCCGTGACCAGGATCACGAGCTCGGCGAGCACTTCGACGTGGCGCTGCTCGAGCGTGCCCGCGACGTCGTGGAACACGGCGGTCACATCTCGATCGACCTGCCGGTGCGCAACACCGAGCGAGCCGTGGGCACCCTGCTCGGGCATCACGTCACGAAGGCGCACGGCGCGAACGGTCTGCCTGCCGGCACGATCGAGGTCAACCTGACCGGCTCGGCCGGCCAGTCCTTCGGCGCGTTCCTCCCCTCCGGCATCACCCTGCGTCTCGAAGGCGACTCGAACGACTATGTGGGCAAGGGTCTGTCCGGCGGCGAGATCGTCGTTCGGCCGCCCCGCGGCGCCGGGTTCGACGCGTCCGAGAACGTCATCGCAGGAAACGTCATCGGCTACGGCGCCACGCAGGGCTCGATGTTCCTCCGTGGAGTCGTCGGCGAGCGCTTCCTCGTCCGCAACTCCGGCGCGACCGCGGTCGTGGAGGGAGTGGGCGACCACGCCCTCGAGTACATGACGGGCGGTCTCGCCGTGATCCTGGGGCGGACCGGGCGGAACCTCGGCGCCGGCATGTCCGGTGGCAGCGCGTACGTCTACCGTCTCGACGAGAGCCTCATCAACCGCGAGGCGGTCGCGAGCGGCGAGCTCGTCCTCGAGGGCCTCGGCGCGGGCGATGTGGAGATCCTCCGCGATCTGCTCGAGCGCCACGTCGCCGAGACCGGCTCCGATCTGGCCGAGCGGCTCCTCGCCGATCTCGACACCGAAGCGGCGAACTTCACGCGGATCCTTCCGCGCGACTACGCCGCCGTTCTGAAAACCCGCCAGGAGGCGGTCGCGGAGGGGCTCGACCCCGACGGCGACGTCGTCTGGACACGCATCCTGGAGGTGACCGGTGGCTGA
- the lgt gene encoding prolipoprotein diacylglyceryl transferase gives MTSAALSVFASIPSPDVSSISLGPLTIYFYALCILLGIVVATLWTNQRLTRRGAEPWVVIDIALIAVPLAIIGARIFHVVTHPGFYFGEDKDFWAIFRIWEGGIAIFGALIGGAIGAWLGCKWTGIRFWSFADALAPGLLLAQALGRFGNWFNQELYGLPTDLPWGLEIDYPNAAWPAGLPEGTLFHPTFLYEVIWNVMGVCVLVWAGRRFGLQWGRLFGLYLAWYSAGRIVWESIRIDPSEVFFGLRTNVWAAVFGVVVGLAIFFVQRRRHLGAEPSPYQRGREWSAPGAVQSQEADDFVDVSAPPTSEASSDQATSSVTTR, from the coding sequence GTGACTTCCGCCGCACTCTCCGTCTTCGCGAGCATCCCGAGCCCCGACGTCAGCTCCATCTCGCTGGGCCCGCTGACGATCTACTTCTACGCCCTGTGCATCCTCCTGGGGATCGTCGTGGCCACGCTCTGGACCAACCAGCGGCTCACGCGACGCGGCGCGGAGCCCTGGGTCGTCATCGACATCGCGCTCATCGCGGTACCCCTCGCGATCATCGGCGCCCGCATCTTCCACGTCGTGACCCACCCGGGGTTCTACTTCGGTGAGGACAAGGACTTCTGGGCGATCTTCCGGATCTGGGAGGGCGGGATCGCAATCTTCGGCGCCCTGATCGGCGGCGCGATCGGCGCGTGGCTCGGCTGCAAGTGGACCGGCATCCGGTTCTGGAGCTTCGCCGACGCGCTCGCACCGGGCCTCCTGCTCGCGCAGGCGCTCGGCCGCTTCGGGAACTGGTTCAACCAGGAGCTCTACGGTCTGCCGACCGACCTGCCGTGGGGCCTCGAGATCGACTACCCGAACGCCGCGTGGCCCGCGGGTCTGCCCGAGGGCACGCTGTTCCACCCGACGTTCCTCTACGAAGTCATCTGGAACGTGATGGGCGTGTGCGTCCTCGTATGGGCGGGTCGGCGCTTCGGGCTGCAGTGGGGCCGCCTGTTCGGCCTGTACCTCGCGTGGTACAGCGCGGGGCGCATCGTCTGGGAGTCGATCCGCATCGATCCGAGCGAGGTCTTCTTTGGTCTGCGCACCAACGTGTGGGCCGCGGTGTTCGGCGTCGTCGTGGGTCTGGCCATCTTCTTCGTGCAGCGGCGCCGTCACCTGGGAGCCGAACCGTCGCCGTATCAGCGCGGTCGCGAATGGAGCGCTCCGGGCGCTGTACAATCGCAAGAAGCCGATGACTTCGTCGACGTGAGCGCACCCCCCACGTCCGAGGCATCCTCCGACCAGGCCACAAGCTCAGTCACCACCCGATAG
- the trpA gene encoding tryptophan synthase subunit alpha — MTSRVAAAIAAAKESGRGAFVGYLPIGYPDLQTSVEAAVTLAEAGADVLELGPPYSDPVMDGLVIQEATQAALAAGFRLRDTFTAVKAITDRVDVPVVVMTYWNPVMQYGVDRFADDLVAAGGAGLITPDITPDAAADWIAASERTGLDRIFLAAPTSTDERLAMIAEASTGFVYTVSTMGITGERAELDAAARHLVDRLRGHGVENACVGIGISTPDQVSGVLDYADGAIVGTALVRALRDGGLDGLAATAGELADGAHRPAK, encoded by the coding sequence GTGACCTCCCGCGTCGCCGCCGCCATCGCCGCGGCGAAGGAATCGGGTCGGGGGGCATTCGTCGGCTACCTGCCGATCGGGTACCCCGACCTGCAGACGAGCGTCGAGGCGGCCGTCACGCTCGCCGAAGCGGGCGCCGATGTCCTCGAGCTCGGACCGCCGTACTCCGACCCGGTGATGGACGGACTCGTCATCCAGGAGGCGACGCAGGCGGCCCTCGCGGCGGGTTTCCGTCTTCGTGACACCTTCACGGCGGTGAAGGCGATCACCGATCGCGTCGACGTGCCCGTCGTCGTGATGACCTACTGGAACCCGGTGATGCAGTACGGCGTCGACAGGTTCGCCGACGACCTGGTCGCCGCCGGCGGAGCGGGTCTGATCACGCCGGACATCACCCCGGATGCCGCGGCCGACTGGATCGCCGCATCGGAGCGGACCGGGCTCGACCGCATCTTCCTGGCCGCACCGACCTCGACCGATGAGCGGCTCGCGATGATCGCCGAAGCCTCGACGGGATTCGTGTACACGGTCTCGACGATGGGGATCACCGGTGAGCGTGCCGAACTGGATGCCGCCGCGCGCCACCTCGTGGACCGCCTGCGCGGCCACGGCGTGGAGAACGCGTGCGTCGGAATCGGCATCTCGACGCCCGATCAGGTCTCCGGCGTCCTCGACTATGCGGACGGCGCGATCGTGGGGACGGCCCTCGTCCGGGCTCTGCGCGACGGGGGACTCGACGGTCTCGCGGCGACCGCGGGTGAGCTCGCGGACGGCGCGCACCGTCCGGCGAAGTAG
- the trpB gene encoding tryptophan synthase subunit beta, whose translation MSLRDAAGPFFGDFGGRFMPESLIAAIDELTAEYEAAKADPAFAAELHRLLNVYAGRPSALTEVARFAEHAGGARVFLKREDLNHTGSHKINNVIGQALLTKRLGKTRVIAETGAGQHGVATATAAALFGFDCTIYMGEVDTERQALNVARMRLLGAEVIPVTTGSRTLKDAINEAYRDWVASVETTNYIFGTAAGPHPFPAMVRDFQKVISEEARQQLLDEIGRLPDAVVACVGGGSNAIGMFDAFLDDEGVKLYGVEAAGDGVDTPKHAASIERGRPGVLHGAKTYVLQDEDGQTVESHSISAGLDYPGVGPEHAWLADIGRAEYIPATDGEAMDALRLLSRTEGIIPAIESAHALAGALRIGRELGPDAVIAVSLSGRGDKDMDTAARWFGLYDEGAEPVDVPADPEPGSGEGVEL comes from the coding sequence ATGAGTCTTCGAGATGCCGCCGGCCCCTTCTTCGGGGACTTCGGCGGACGCTTCATGCCCGAATCGCTGATCGCGGCGATCGATGAGCTGACCGCCGAGTACGAGGCCGCCAAAGCCGACCCCGCCTTCGCCGCCGAGCTCCACCGCCTGCTGAACGTCTACGCCGGGCGTCCGTCGGCTCTGACCGAGGTCGCACGTTTCGCCGAGCACGCGGGCGGGGCGCGCGTCTTCCTCAAGCGCGAAGACCTGAACCACACCGGCTCGCACAAGATCAACAACGTCATCGGCCAGGCGCTGCTCACGAAGCGCCTCGGCAAGACCCGGGTCATCGCCGAGACCGGAGCCGGCCAGCACGGCGTCGCGACGGCGACGGCCGCCGCCCTGTTCGGCTTCGACTGCACGATCTACATGGGCGAGGTCGACACCGAGCGGCAGGCCCTCAACGTCGCGAGGATGCGCTTGCTGGGCGCCGAGGTCATCCCCGTCACGACGGGCTCTCGGACGCTGAAGGATGCCATCAACGAGGCCTACCGTGACTGGGTCGCATCCGTCGAGACGACCAACTACATCTTCGGCACCGCGGCGGGCCCGCACCCGTTCCCGGCGATGGTGCGCGACTTCCAGAAGGTGATCTCCGAGGAGGCGCGTCAGCAGCTCCTCGACGAGATCGGCCGTCTGCCGGATGCCGTCGTCGCGTGCGTCGGCGGCGGGTCGAACGCGATCGGCATGTTCGACGCGTTCCTCGACGACGAGGGCGTGAAGCTCTACGGTGTCGAGGCCGCCGGAGACGGCGTCGACACGCCCAAGCACGCGGCATCCATCGAACGGGGCCGTCCCGGCGTGCTGCACGGTGCCAAGACGTACGTGCTCCAAGACGAGGACGGGCAGACGGTGGAGTCGCACTCGATCTCGGCCGGACTCGACTACCCGGGCGTCGGCCCCGAGCACGCCTGGCTCGCCGACATCGGGCGCGCCGAGTACATCCCGGCGACCGACGGGGAGGCGATGGACGCGCTCCGCCTCCTCAGCCGCACCGAAGGCATCATCCCCGCGATCGAGTCCGCGCACGCCCTCGCCGGCGCCCTGCGGATCGGTCGTGAACTCGGCCCCGATGCCGTCATCGCCGTCAGCCTCTCGGGCCGCGGCGACAAGGACATGGACACCGCAGCGCGCTGGTTCGGTCTCTACGACGAAGGCGCGGAGCCCGTCGATGTCCCCGCCGACCCCGAACCCGGCAGCGGGGAAGGGGTGGAGCTGTGA
- the trpC gene encoding indole-3-glycerol phosphate synthase TrpC produces MLADLTAGAVEDARERESRRPLGEVEKAALAQRPALDARAALAPADRVKIIAEVKRASPSRGDLAAITDPAHQAQQYERGGASAISVLTEERRFKGSLADLEAVRAGVALPVLRKDFIATPYQVLEARAAGADLVLLIVAGLEQHLLAELHDLVLELGMTPLVETHSYEELQRAIDIGAALVGVNARNLSTFELDRDLFGRLAEHIPAGTIKIAESAVLRPEDVTHYRAAGADVVLVGEALVTGDPVSTLASFLEAGA; encoded by the coding sequence GTGCTCGCCGACCTGACGGCCGGCGCGGTGGAGGATGCGCGCGAGCGCGAGTCGAGGCGTCCCCTCGGCGAGGTCGAGAAGGCCGCCCTCGCACAGCGTCCTGCGCTCGACGCGCGCGCTGCGCTCGCTCCCGCCGACCGCGTGAAGATCATCGCCGAGGTGAAGCGGGCGAGCCCCTCGCGCGGCGACCTCGCCGCCATCACGGATCCCGCCCACCAGGCGCAGCAGTACGAGCGTGGAGGAGCCTCGGCGATCTCCGTCCTGACCGAGGAGCGCCGGTTCAAGGGGTCGCTCGCCGACCTCGAGGCCGTCCGGGCGGGCGTCGCTCTGCCCGTCCTCCGCAAGGACTTCATCGCGACGCCCTATCAGGTCCTCGAGGCCCGCGCCGCCGGTGCCGACCTGGTTCTGCTGATCGTCGCCGGGCTCGAGCAGCACCTGCTCGCCGAGCTCCACGATCTGGTTCTCGAGCTCGGGATGACCCCGCTCGTCGAGACGCATTCCTACGAGGAGCTGCAGCGCGCGATTGACATCGGCGCGGCGCTCGTCGGCGTCAACGCGCGGAACCTCTCGACGTTCGAGCTGGACCGAGACCTCTTCGGACGGCTGGCGGAGCACATTCCCGCCGGCACGATCAAGATCGCCGAATCGGCGGTGCTCCGTCCCGAAGACGTCACCCACTACCGTGCCGCGGGCGCCGACGTCGTCCTGGTCGGCGAAGCGCTCGTCACGGGCGATCCGGTATCCACCCTCGCGAGCTTCCTGGAGGCCGGAGCATGA
- a CDS encoding DUF6704 family protein produces the protein MSNDIGDPGHGHSPAAWTTVVIMLVAVSLGTLFFFLDMPILVWLSVVLLVLGLVVGFVMTKAGYGVGGSKTTVKQH, from the coding sequence ATGAGCAACGACATCGGCGACCCCGGCCACGGACACTCCCCGGCAGCGTGGACGACCGTCGTCATCATGCTGGTGGCGGTGTCGCTCGGCACGCTGTTCTTCTTCCTCGACATGCCGATCCTCGTCTGGCTCTCGGTCGTCCTCCTGGTGCTGGGGCTCGTCGTCGGATTCGTGATGACCAAGGCCGGGTACGGCGTGGGCGGATCGAAGACGACCGTGAAGCAGCACTGA
- a CDS encoding Trp biosynthesis-associated membrane protein → MADPAASRRRRRTLAVLAILVGGAIGIIGSTQPWLDVVLRDGAQRHLSVAGADAVSVLAPLSLAALALGLALSIVGRVLRYVFGVLAVGLGVGMTAASLRIALGRPVDAVMSTVTEATGISGLGPVAQIVETIATTPWPAVNAAAALLIVLGGVLCLVTAHTWPGSGRKYRQGTVGRDARRPHDAIDSWDDLSRGEDPTR, encoded by the coding sequence ATGGCCGATCCCGCGGCATCCCGACGTCGCCGACGGACGCTCGCCGTCCTGGCGATCCTCGTCGGCGGCGCGATCGGAATCATCGGATCCACCCAGCCGTGGCTGGACGTCGTCCTCCGCGACGGCGCCCAGCGGCATCTCTCGGTCGCCGGCGCCGACGCCGTGTCCGTGCTGGCGCCGTTGAGCCTCGCGGCCCTCGCTCTCGGACTTGCGCTGTCGATCGTGGGACGCGTGCTGCGGTACGTCTTCGGCGTCCTGGCCGTGGGCCTGGGCGTCGGGATGACCGCGGCGTCGCTGCGGATCGCGCTGGGGCGTCCGGTCGACGCGGTGATGTCGACGGTGACCGAGGCGACGGGCATCAGCGGTCTGGGGCCGGTGGCGCAGATCGTCGAGACGATCGCGACCACGCCGTGGCCGGCGGTCAACGCTGCCGCAGCGCTGCTGATCGTCCTCGGCGGCGTCCTCTGCCTCGTCACGGCGCACACCTGGCCGGGAAGCGGGCGCAAGTACCGTCAGGGCACCGTGGGTCGCGATGCCCGTCGCCCGCACGACGCCATCGATTCGTGGGACGACCTGTCCCGCGGCGAGGACCCGACGCGCTGA